cCCAAAGCATCCCCCAAAACCTTTCCTTGTCTTACTGGGGACAATCACAGCaggtggcagctgcagtgcccaaTCTGAGGGCTGTGTGGGACAGCAGGATTTGGCCATGCACAGTGGGAACACAGCCTGGTAAACGTTCCAGGATAATGGAAATAgctggggaaatgggaaaaccacagcaaatctgttgtattgcactaaatagtttatttagtcGTTGTTTGCACTGGGTGATGGGAATTCTTTACTGAGTACTGCACAAATCCCAAATGATAGGGTTATCCCACCTTTTCCTTTAGAGCCATCACCACTGGCTGGCCCCCCTGCTCCAGACACAACGAGTTTGTCTGCAGCAGGAACGGGGTGACACCCCAGGACTGGACAGGTGCCACAGCTCAGGGGGCTCTGACAGGGGACCCCAGAAGCAGGACTGGGGGGCAGCCCCCTCCTTTCCCATGATAGTgaccccagcctggctggacaCCACCCTGACACTGCCCTGTCCCACGAGGGTCCCACCACAGACACTTCCCAAGGTGTCAGTCCTGGGGACTGTGCCCTGGAGGCGACACACCCCAGTTAGGAGTGCAGGGAAAGGCACCAGGGTTAACTCAGCCGCAAAACTTTGTTCCCAAGAGCATGGAAAGCCAAAACAACCCCATAGAGAACGGAAAGGAGCTTGCTGAGCCCTCAGGCTTGTCCTGGTTTTGCACCATTGTGATCAAAACTAGATCTGCTCCTCCATGTGACTTACCTACCACAGGGATAACCTGGATGGACAAGAAAGATCTTATCAGCTCCTGGTTAGCTCCCAAGCCTCCCCACacccctgccatccccaggacCTGGGCTTCTTCCATGCAATCCTTCACCATCCCACAAATCCAACAGATTTACACTGGATTTTCATGATGCATCACAGTGTCCATGAGAAGTGGGTAGCCTTCAAAAAAGGCTGCTCCAATACCTGCTGTCCCAAACACACAGCCAGTGGCTGTGGGGACCAGGACCAGGGGATTCTCTCCAGAGATGCCAACAGGGATCtacttcctttccctcccacaCCAAGCCAACAGCACCGGTAGCTTATATCCTAAACAATGAGGAGTCAGTCTGGGCATTTCTCCATGGGAACAGACCCAGAGTCCTACTTGTGACCTGTACCTGtttatttatatacacataGTTATTCAATATACATCTACgtatatttatgtattattAAATACAATcctataatttttatatatatgataATACATACACTGCACTCGTGGCCCTCTTCTCTTCTCGGCCTCAAATCACGTGCTGGTTGATGCTTTTCTGGCTCAGGCTTGTGTTTgtccaggggctgctggtgctgctgtgaccacATCCATGATCCATGCCTGGGGCATGCCAAGGCTCTAATCACCTCCACAGTAATTAGCACAGGGAGTATCTGCTGTCCACAGTGGCCACGGCCAGATTTGGCTCCCCACGGCCAGTGCCAGCTGGAGCAAccacctccagcaccagcttCATCTGGCAAAAAGGCTCTAAAGgcacagggagaaagaaagggagaaggaaacaaacagGAGACCCCAGAGCTCATGGCCTCGCCCTGACACCTCTGTGGGctcttccagcctggaaaatcGGGAGCTCCTCCCTGGCCCCCAAGCCCTGTGACACCTGCTGGGTGTGTTGCTGTCCCCCTCCTcgcttctcttttcttctcccctcccctgaAGCCGGAGTTGTTGAATTCTTCCCCCGCAGGTTCAGGtggaggaggagcagtgggagggagggacagcCAGCCCGTCCCACGGGCCTGGCGCCCGGGGATTGGGGCAGCGGAGGCGCCCGGCCGAGGGCAGGGGCTGAACTGGGAGGAGAAATAGATAAACtattaaaacagaaaggaaaaaaaagaaagaaattccaAGCACTGATCTGGCCGGTCGGGTCGGCTCAAGCAGGAGGCAACGAGCAGGAAGCCTGCGGCTGGGGAAGCTCCAAAGGTAAATGcagctctgttctgcttttctttccatgctgAAGCCGCCCCAGATGAGGTCAGCAGGCTTTCACCTTCACCCCATTCCCTGTGCATTCCCGTTCTGGCTCTCCTTTGCTCTtcatcctgctctctgcctcgGCACAcccaccccacagctccctggccagggtgcccccctgccctgctcgcTTTCCCCACGGCCGTGCTCCAGGGAATGTCGTGCCCAGCCATCATTCACCACCCCACAATGTCCACACGGTCCTCTGCCTCAAAGCCGGGGTGTCCCCACACCAGGATGTGGGAAATGGGAGCCACCGCTGCCCGTTAGCCGgtgctcctccctccctggccctcGGAGCCCCAGCACCCACTCCCTGCCATCCAACACTGGAGCAAAGGACTCCTGGGGTTTTGGGGCCGCCCCACATcccctggccaggctgcagtTTGTTGGAACTTCCTTATTCTGACCATCAGAGGTCTGGCTTAGGAGTGACCcatccaggagcagagctggagcatcACACCAGGCCGAGACAGCCCCATGCCACCCTCACTAGCATCTCCCACCCTTTCTCCATGTGAAGTCCAGATGGGCTGGCTCATCTCCATCCCATCCTCTTTCCCTGGCCATGGAGAAACTCAGTTAATCCTTTAGGTATAAATCACTTCCAGCTGGTCAAGCTGAACACGTACTGGGCGTCTCTCGCGTACCTTGATCCCTGGTTCCACTCCACGCCTGGAACTaggctggctccagagggaAGCACCAtgcctgcatccctgctccAAGCCAGGCAGCACCACACACCTCCCCTTCCCACTCCACACCAACAAAGACCGGGggaccagccctgctcccacccaaAATCAGGGTGCAGCCAGGAGTGCTGAAGCTCCACTGCAAAGAGGAGCCCTGGGAGAGGCTTTCATCCCTCCTGACTCCCACAGTTAGGCCGGGTGTTTACCATGGAAGAACGGGCGCCGTGACATCCCGGAGACTCccacctcagccccagcacctgcaTCACCTGCATTAGGTGTGTGGGACAGAGCCCGGCcttgccaggctctgctcccagaatCCGCCTCTTCACACGGGGCCACCGCAGTGATGCCAGCTGGGGGGATCCCTGCATGCTATCCCTGTGCTCTTCACTTGCCTGGAatgctgtgcagctgtgccagtcccaatccctgggcacagcacggGGTAGCAACGCGCCGAGGCTCCCAACACAGCTCCGGGAATACAGCACCCGCCGGGGAGCTCTCTAGGCGGGAGCTGCGTTTCCATAAACAAACCAGACCGCTGGTCTGGTTCATTAGTAGGTTCAAGGGCATGTCAGGcttcaggcagctctgcagctctgcagcccaggcagggtgTGGGGCAGGTGAAAGAGGTACTATTGAGACCCCCAAAGCTGTGGTTTCCCACGGCTGAGCTCATTTCCCCACCCTGGTTTTGGATTTGGGCTGAagccacatttttttaaatcctgcaACCCCCAGCTGGTCATTAATCACCTCCCACACATAAATTCACGATTgggaaagccaggctgggagtcagtgcagggagggcaggtgACACAGTGGCCACCAGGCTGTGGGTGGGACGTGGCTTTGGCtttactgcagagcagcacccacCACCCCCAGACGGAATCGCTGCGGGGGCCGATGAGGGTGGCCGggccctccctgtgccagcactcaCGGAGCTGCTCCCGGTGTGTCCCAGGCCCAGCCCGCCCTGTGGCAGAGGCAGGTGGACTTTGTCCCCCCCGGAAGACACCGCGGGAGATGCTGGCAGCGCCCGTGCCTGTCATCTGAGCGCGCCATGGCAGGTAGGGGAAATCCCACTTCTCCCCTGTTCTCAGCTGGGAAGGATCCCTGTGCAAGCTCAGCTGGGGGTCCTGCTCTGGTGTCACCTCTTAGGGTGCTGAGGGTCCTTCCCAGCCCCCCAAACCGGCTCAGCATGTTGCTAAACAGCCACGAACACCACTCGCTGCCAGACCCCCAAGGCAGAGCTTGTTTTTCCGGGATGGCTACAGCAGTCGTGTGCCCCGGGGGGAGCTGGATCAGCTTTCCCATCCAAACcccctcccctctgtgccccccagACCTTTGCAGCGTGCCCCCCGAAATCCTGGTGCCAGCTGCCAACGAGACACTGGACCTGGTGCTGGGGAGCCAGGTTGAGCTGAACTGCACCGTGCGCTGGGTGGGCACCGAGCACTGCCAGCCCACTCCTACCTGGAGCAAGGACGGGCAGTGGctgggcagtgggagcagccaggacacTGTCTGGTAAGGAGCCTGCCCTGGGAACATCCATCCATCTGCTTTCGGGGGCTGTCTGACACGGCCCGACCCACAGCATCCCCCATGTCTTGTAAGGTCTGGCCAAAACTCCTcggagcagctcctggccagtGTCCTGCAGCTCAACCTCACCCAGGATGCCGATTTTGGGGTGTTTGCCTGCTGGATCAGCAATGCCACGGCCACCTTCACCCTGCGGCGAGCAGGTAGGGacctgctggtggcagggagggggcaTTCCCACGGAGAGCCCAGGTGCACAGGGGGATTGAGGAGAGTGGAGGGGGCTTGCTGCTTCTCCCCCATCAGGCTGCAAACCTGCACCAAGCCCAGGTGTGCTGTTCACCGTGCCTTTCCCTGTCCTGGCAGAGGCAGTGGGGCACGTGCCAGCGGTGCTGGCAGCCCTCCTGGTCCtggtgctcctggtgctcctggctgtgctctaCGTCCGGTGCCGCCTGAACGCACTCCTCTGGTACCGGGACCGCTACGGAGAGCTGGAGATCAACGGTGAGCCAGAGGTGTTCCCACTGGGAACAGCCTCCCAAGGTCTGGGAGGGCTCACACAACCCTTCCCATGTTATCCCTGCTCCATGGATCTCCCCAGATGGGAAGCTCTACGATGCCTACGTCTCCCATGCCAATGCCCCCGATGACCGGAAGTTCATCCACTTCATCGTGAAGCCGCAGCTGGAAAACCGCCACGGCTACAAGCTCTTCCTGGACGAGCAGAACATCCTGCCCAACTCAGGTAGGaaccaggcagggctgggcagggggtggcCCGGGGTCCTGGGGGTCTGACACCCTTTTTGCCCACAGAGCCATCAGCTGACCTCATCATGAATGTCAGCCGCTGCCGGCGCCTCATCGTGGTGCTCTCCATTGCGTACCTGGAGCAGGAGTGGTGCAACAGCAGCTTCAGGtaggagcacagcagctcccacaggagaggagaggggctgCCGGGTCCCTCACCCTCCTGTCACCCACTTGTCACGCAGGGAAGggctctggaggctgctggagctttcCAGGAAACCCATCTTCATCGTCTTTGAGAGCCAGTACCGGGAGATCACTCACCCCGCCATCACCCTGCTGAAGCAGCACCGAAGCATAGTGACCCTGCTAGTGTGGAGAGCCGGCTCCATGGTGAGTCTGAGCAGGATCCTgacccccccagagccccctttccctccccagcaccccacagtgccagcctccctgctgccttttggGGCTGTCCCATGGTGAGAGCAGAGTAGGACCCAGGCCACCAGCACCCCcttccattcccagctccccatTTTGGGTCAGCCTCCTGACTGCCCTCTGGGACTATGCCCCGGACTCCAGTGCTAAAGAGCAGGTTGGGGCACTCACCTTTTGGAGGACatttaaaaacccaaccagAAGAGCCCCGGATCTGGGAGCTCACCCCCCAAACCTGCACGGTCAGGACCCCGTGACACTCCAGGGCCTCCCCAGCCTCAGTTCCCCAGCGGAGCTTTGGCCCAGGGCCACTCCGGCCATTtcggggccaggctgggagccgGAGCCCTGCGGAGCGTTCCGGCAGGTCGGGCCGGTTTCTCCGCCGGCGCCTGGGCACGGTGCCACTCCGGAGCACAGCCCTCACCTTGGCCGAGCTCCCAGCGCCGGGGAGAGCGAGCCGAGCCCCTGGAACCCCGCGGGGCCGTGCTCCGCTGGTCCCGGCCCGGCTCATCCCCTCCGGGACCCTGCAGACCCCATCGTCGGACTtttggaaggagctgtgcctggccctGCCGCGCAAGGTGTCCTTCCCGGGGGGAAGGAGCGTGGGGGACCCGCAgacccagctgcaggaggacaaGGACCCCATGCTGATCCTGCACAGCAGCTACCTGGACAGCGCGGGAGACCTGGACCCGGACGGGGACCTCGGCACAGGTCCGTGCCCCCCTGCTTCTCCCGAGGGGACAGACGCGCGCTGGACGTCGCTCCTGGGCTTTGCCTCCCACTCCTGTGGGGCGGGGTGGGtccagccccttccccctccagcTAAacccatctccctgctcctgccaggcctCCGAGGGCGCGTCTTCGGAagccccccgccgccccgcctCGGTGGACGCGGCGCTCCCGGCGCTCCAGCCTCCGGCGGGATGGAGGACGCGCAGCCGCGGGACGGGCAGCGCTCCGAGCTCGACGTCTCGGATCTGGGGTCGCGCAACTACGGCGCCCGCACGGACTTCTACTGCCTGGTGACAGAGGATGACATCTGAGCAGGACCACgggtgtcccccagccctgtggggacacATGAACCAGGTCAGGGCCGAGGAGCCCGGGAGTTATGATGGGATCAGAGCCAGGGCCgtgctgggaaagcaggagctggctcCAGAGGAGAGAACTGGAAAACCATCACCAGGAGCACCCTGCCCGTAATacctcagtgccacccctgggCGCCACCcagggggctgggctgtgtcccttGCCGTGGGTGGCAGGTATGTTCTTCCTGCATGATGGACAAGTGCTGGGATGGGTGATGCTCTCTGAGGAACAAcgtgccccagccccagggagtgCCCGACAGGAGTGGTGGCAGCACCTTTGTCCCATATGGAAACCCCCGTGACAATAAAAGGCGCTGCACCCACTGCGTCGGTCCATGATGGGGAAACAGGTGACATGGTTCCCCCACCACAGGCACTGCTTTGGTCTGTCCTTCCCACaccagtgtccctgtcacactAGCTCTTGAGCCATGCCAGGCTGGTGtccccatggcactgctgtcacTGGGACACTGTCCCCCTTCTCCCAGGTGCCATACAAACACAGGTGCAGGTGGGCATCACTCAAGGCCTTTATTTCAGGGGTACACAGGGCGGGGGGGTTGtacacagagagctgcagagccgAACACCCTGTGACCCGGAGCCTGCACCACACCGGTGCTGCTCACCAtaggggctgctccagcccctccacccGCTCCCCCCATCCTCCCACCCCCCTACCTACTCTACATTGTCCCCCCGGggtgccctgtgccccccaaGCATGGGGGCTCCCCCAGCTCAAATCCACCGGCAGCCCAaagccacccccagcccacctgtgtgtcccctcccagccaccacagtggcacagagagctctggaCCCGTCTGcacccagcactggggacaccggggaTATCTCCCCACCCACGGAGTGACACTGCTCAGCAAACATGACCCAGACGGCCCTGCCCGgatcctgctgtgccagcagggcccagccctggcagcagctggtgaggAGCGACTCTGCCACACTGGGACAGTCCCCACAGGGTGACAGATGGGCCTGAGGCGCTCCCAGGCTTCCTGCAGTGAGGGCACAGAGCCCCATCAGACACGacctcctgcccaccctccaCAGCAAAGGGGGAATGCAGCATTGTCACAGCAtcaattcccagctccctgcagccgCTGTGCCACCCCATAAACTGTGGGAAGCCACCTCAGAGCCCTCCAAGCCCCCAAGCCATGCAAAGCTCCATCCCCACCCAGCCAGGGCAGAACAAAAGTGTAAcctgcagcacatcccacaCTGGCACAAGGCACGGACACCCCTGGCcccacagctcagggagctgggatgaagCACCCCCAGAAAAGACCCCTTGCCCCAGAATTGCTCTACAGGAGCCTTACCAACTCCCTACAGCTCCTGCCCCCTGTCATGCCAGGACAAGCCAAGTTTTGCAGACAGCTGCCTGAGCGTGGGGAGGGCCCCCAAGGGGTGCCATGGGGCAGCCACCCCCTAAGTGGggccccacagcagagccaaaaGCAGCCGCTGGGTGtaaggctgggcaggagggaggacaAGTGtcccccagccagggaaggggACCCAGCAGAGGGGGGAGGCGCGTGGGATGTTGGGATTAGGCTACAGAGTGGGGGTCTGGCAGCGAGCAGCCTCCCCACAGTATGGCTGGCAGCACGGAGCATCCCAGCGAGGCATTCCAGCTCCCAGGGTGTCCTCACAGGCTGAGGAAGTCCTCCTTCCGGTACCCCTTCTGCAAGGAGACAGCCCCATCAGGCACACGGAGCCCCTCTGCTCCGGCACTGATGGGCCACACCGTCCCCACCCCACCTGCACAGGGACAATGCTATGGGATGGCCCCACACCTGGGCAAAAGCAGGCGTGGAGTGGGGCCCCACCGTATCCTGGGAAGCATTTGGTTGGTGTGGCTCTGCAGGATGAATCCCCTGGCCTTGATTCCCTAGGGATCCTCCCACTGGCTGTGGGAGGCTCTGGAATGGGTACGTACCATCTTGAAGTCCCGGTGGAGTTTGGTGTACTGCCACATGTTTCCCaggaggctggcagcagctcggGAGGACTTCTCATTGtctgagctgggaagggacaggatgCAATGAGTTTTTGGGGACCACTGAGCATGGGACAGTGCCCATCAGCCCAGGGAGACCACCCCAGAGGGGCCTGGAGGGACTGGGGGCTTAGTGACggtggggagaggcaggagtTGAATGGCTGGATCCCACAAtaacaggcaggagcagggagaggttCCCTGATGGGAAAA
This sequence is a window from Serinus canaria isolate serCan28SL12 chromosome 5, serCan2020, whole genome shotgun sequence. Protein-coding genes within it:
- the SIGIRR gene encoding single Ig IL-1-related receptor, encoding MADLCSVPPEILVPAANETLDLVLGSQVELNCTVRWVGTEHCQPTPTWSKDGQWLGSGSSQDTVWSGQNSSEQLLASVLQLNLTQDADFGVFACWISNATATFTLRRAEAVGHVPAVLAALLVLVLLVLLAVLYVRCRLNALLWYRDRYGELEINDGKLYDAYVSHANAPDDRKFIHFIVKPQLENRHGYKLFLDEQNILPNSEPSADLIMNVSRCRRLIVVLSIAYLEQEWCNSSFREGLWRLLELSRKPIFIVFESQYREITHPAITLLKQHRSIVTLLVWRAGSMTPSSDFWKELCLALPRKVSFPGGRSVGDPQTQLQEDKDPMLILHSSYLDSAGDLDPDGDLGTGLRGRVFGSPPPPRLGGRGAPGAPASGGMEDAQPRDGQRSELDVSDLGSRNYGARTDFYCLVTEDDI